Proteins encoded in a region of the Planococcus citri chromosome 1, ihPlaCitr1.1, whole genome shotgun sequence genome:
- the LOC135831381 gene encoding uncharacterized protein LOC135831381, whose product MNLFHENVIQTILTSEHPNNVSSIRILDWKIDGMTGKCIITYASVLSRLIIRYQLEIEKNAPWMEKIFIIKDPTKAPIYNYIKIMGWYDNEVMMYNEVLPKMFTFIEDECFAPRLHYFNDEMLLVLEDLSETGYKCGSHARKLDFEHCIHALRSLAKFHALSVKLESTLGLPELVKRNALFNTTRVRDLAIAIAKRIPPFIDSIPQHIKHLYPNMITQFRNLSAENLIDIKNSSSCYKFNVLNHGDFSINNIMYNYDAFGTVRHVKIIDFQLSHWSSPANDLLFFTITSMKFEVYQKYFPVLLKIYLDTLRKILCQLGCPTPAYDVQSLLDDMDTLYPYALYILSCVMPFIMIDPNDPHDAESVIKDGMIDFSNGKNVLSRKNYQETMIRWLEHFAKKDSCIFEKW is encoded by the exons ATGAATTTATTCCACGAAAACGTAATACAAACCATATTAACTTCCGAACACCCAAATAACGTCTCATCAATTCGAATTCTGGATTGGAAAATCGATGGCATGACTGGAAAATGCATCATTACCTACGCGTCTGTATTATCTCGACTCATCATTCGTTATCAActggaaattgaaaagaatgctccttggatggaaaaaattttcataatcaaAGATCCCACCAAAGCTCCTATATacaattacatcaaaattatgGGTTGGTACGATAACGAGGTAATGATGTATAACGAAGTACTTCCGAAAATGTTCACATTCATCGAAGACGAATGCTTCGCACCTCGACTGCACTACTTCAATGACGAAATGTTACTCGTGCTCGAAGATTTATCTGAAACTGGATATAAATGTGGATCGCATGCTCGAAAGCTCGACTTCGAACATTGTATTCACGCTCTCAGATCTCTAGCAAAATTCCACGCTTTATCTGTCAAACTAGAAAGTACACTAGGTCTACCAGAATTGGTGAAACGTAATGCTCTGTTTAATACGACTAGAGTCCGAGATCTCGCCATTGCTATTGCTAAACGAATTCCTCCGTTTATCGATTCGATTCCGCAACACATCAAACATCTTTATCCAAATATGATCACCCAATTTAGAAATCTTTCCGCCGAAAACCTGATAGATATAAAGAACAGTTCTTCGTGTTACAAATTCAACGTTCTGAATCACGGTGATTTCAGCATCAATAACATTATGTACAATTATGACGCTTTTGGAACTGTGAGACATGTCAAAATCATCGATTTTCAACTCTCTCACTGGAGTAGCCCCGCCAACGATTTGCTATTTTTTACCATAACCAGTATGAAGTTCGAGGTGTACCAGAAATATTTTCCtgtattgttgaaaatttacttggATACTCTGAGAAAGATACTGTGTCAATTGGGCTGTCCTACTCCTGCATATGATGTGCAAAGTCTTCTCGATGATATGGATACTTTGTATCCTTACGCATTGTACATCTTGAGTTGCGTGATGCCTTTCATCATGATAGATCCAAACGACCCTCATGATGCCGAAAGTGTAATCAAAGATGGCATGATAGATTTCAGTAACGGAAAAAATGTTCTTAgccgaaaaaattatcaagaaactATGATAAGATGGTTGgaacattttgctaaaaaagacAG ctgcatttttgaaaaatggtag
- the LOC135831385 gene encoding uncharacterized protein LOC135831385, translating to MNFNIDAINSILTRKHGDVSSIEILEWHVNDITEITCNNYTTQVSRLIILYRILGETDSAPKQEICFVKMPAEGFLYKSALSMDLYNREIIMYSMVLLQMYSIEKKYLTPRLCYFDDKMTLALKDLSHSGYKCADRLEKLDVDHCIYALKCLAKFHALSVKLEKTTGLPDSVKSNPYCNTGADENLNSLIAKQIPTFIDSLPQNVKEMYPNFITYLNTLSAEMLINVLNDSSSSEFNVLIHGDFSINNIMFKYDKYGMVRKAKLIDLQFTRWSSPAADLLYFFITCTKFEVYRRYFPLLMNIYFNALNKVLCQLDCPKYDMRSILKEMDTLYPYALYVLCCILPYIMCDPNIPADSKDLMENVYKQDHYREISVKWCEHFARKETLRIDED from the exons ATGAACTTCAATATCGACGCGATCAATTCCATTCTGACCCGCAAACATGGTGATGTATCTTCAATTGAAATACTCGAATGGCACGTCAATGATATCACAGAAATAACGTGCAACAACTATACAACTCAGGTATCTCGATTAATCATTCTTTATCGAATACTCGGAGAAACTGATTCTGCTCCGAAACAAGAAATTTGCTTCGTTAAAATGCCCGCTGAAGGATTTTTATACAAATCGGCACTATCGATGGATCTATACAATAGAGAAATTATCATGTACTCGATGGTATTGCTACAAATGTACAGCATCGAGAAGAAGTACTTGACACCAAGATTATGCTACTTTGACGATAAAATGACGCTGGCGCTCAAAGATTTATCACATTCTGGGTATAAATGTGCCGATCGTTTAGAAAAATTAGACGTTGATCATTGTATCTATGCCCTCAAATGCCTAGCGAAATTTCACGCTCTATCTGTAAAACTGGAAAAAACAACTGGTCTTCCTGATTCGGTTAAATCTAATCCTTACTGTAATACCGGcgctgatgaaaatttaaatagttTAATCGCCAAACAAATACCTACGTTTATTGATTCACTACCTCAAAATGTTAAGGAAAtgtatccaaatttcatcacctATTTGAACACCTTATCAGCGGAAATGTTGATAAATGTCCTTAACGATTCTTCGTCCTCCGAGTTCAATGTTTTGATTCATggtgatttttccatcaataacATTATGTTCAAATACGACAAATATGGAATGGTCAGAAAAGCTAAACTGATTGATTTACAATTCACTCGGTGGAGTAGTCCGGCTGCAGATTTATTGTATTTCTTTATCACGTGTACGAAGTTTGAAGTATATCGGAGATATTTCCCTTTACTGATGAACATTTACTTTAATGCTTTGAATAAAGTTCTCTGCCAATTAGATTGTCCGAAATATGATATGCGGAGTATTCTTAAAGAAATGGACACGTTGTATCCTTATGCCTTGTATGTATTGTGTTGTATCCTACCTTACATCATGTGCGATCCCAATATTCCGGCAGATTCGAAAGATTTGATGGAAAATGTGTACAAGCAAGATCACTATCGAGAAATTTCTGTCAAGTGGTGTGAACATTTTGCTAGAAAAG aaactctGCGCATAGACGAGGATTAG